One window of Prionailurus bengalensis isolate Pbe53 chromosome B1, Fcat_Pben_1.1_paternal_pri, whole genome shotgun sequence genomic DNA carries:
- the DRD5 gene encoding D(1B) dopamine receptor, whose translation MLPPGSNRTASRARFRQQQLAQRGSLGGSEGAAPLGAAQVVTAGLLTLLIVWTLLGNVLVCAAIVRSRHLRAKMTNVFIVSLAVSDLFVALLVMPWKAVAEVAGYWPFGAFCDIWVAFDIMCSTASILNLCVISVDRYWAISRPFRYERKMTQRVALIMVGLAWALSILISFIPVQLHWHRDKAGSWGEAPPPPGPANGTPWEEAGEPEARAENCDSSLNRTYAISSSLISFYIPVAIMIVTYTRIYRIAQVQIRRISSLERAAERAQSCRGRAACAPDPSLRASIKKETKVLKTLSVIMGVFVCCWLPFFILNCTVPFCSGRREGPGAGFPCVSETTFDVFVWFGWANSSLNPVIYAFNADFRQVFAQLLGCGRLCSRTQVETVNISNELISYNQDTVFHKEIAAAYIHMIPNAVSPGDGEGDKEEESPFDRMSQISQTSPDGDPAAESVWELDCEGEVSLGKITPFTPNGFQ comes from the coding sequence ATGCTGCCGCCGGGGAGCAACCGCACCGCGTCCCGGGCGCGCTTCAGGCAGCAGCAGCTGGCGCAGCGGGGCTCCCTGGGGGGCTCGGAGGGGGCGGCGCCCCTGGGGGCAGCGCAGGTGGTCACCGCCGGCCTCCTGACCCTGCTCATCGTCTGGACCCTGCTGGGCAACGTGCTGGTGTGCGCGGCCATCGTGCGCAGCCGCCACCTGCGCGCCAAGATGACCAACGTCTTCATCGTGTCTCTGGCTGTGTCCGACCTCTTCGTGGCGCTGCTGGTCATGCCCTGGAAGGCGGTCGCCGAGGTGGCCGGTTACTGGCCCTTTGGGGCCTTCTGCGACATCTGGGTGGCCTTTGACATCATGTGCTCCACCGCGTCCATCCTGAACCTGTGCGTCATCAGCGTGGACCGCTACTGGGCCATCTCCAGGCCCTTCCGCTATGAGCGCAAGATGACCCAGCGCGTGGCTTTGATCATGGTCGGCCTGGCCTGGGCCTTGTCCATCCTAATCTCCTTCATCCCAGTTCAACTCCACTGGCACAGGGACAAGGCAGGCTCCTGGGGCGAGGCGCCACCGCCACCCGGCCCGGCCAACGGGACgccctgggaggaggcaggggagccaGAGGCGAGGGCGGAAAACTGCGACTCCAGCCTGAACCGAACTTACGCCATCTCCTCTTCGCTCATCAGCTTCTACATCCCCGTGGCCATCATGATCGTGACCTACACGCGCATCTACCGCATCGCCCAGGTGCAGATCCGCAGGATCTCCTCGCTGGAGAGGGCCGCCGAGCGCGCGCAGAGCTGCCGCGGCCGCGCAGCCTGTGCGCCCGACCCCAGCCTGCGGGCATCCATCAAGAAGGAGACCAAAGTCCTCAAGACGCTGTCGGTGATCATGGGGGTCTTCGTGTGCTGCTGGCTGCCCTTCTTCATCCTTAACTGCACGGTCCCCTTCTGCAGCGGCCGCCGCGAGGGTCCTGGGGCCGGCTTCCCCTGCGTCAGCGAGACCACCTTCGACGTCTTCGTCTGGTTCGGCTGGGCCAACTCCTCCCTCAACCCGGTCATCTACGCCTTCAACGCTGACTTCCGGCAGGTGTTTGCGCAGCTGCTGGGGTGCGGTCGCCTGTGCTCCCGCACCCAGGTGGAGACGGTGAACATCAGCAATGAACTCATCTCCTACAATCAGGACACCGTCTTCCACAAGGAGATCGCAGCTGCCTACATCCATATGATCCCCAATGCCGTGTCCccgggggacggggagggggacaaggaggaggagaGCCCTTTCGATCGAATGTCCCAGATCTCTCAGACGTCCCCGGATGGTGACCCTGCTGCTGAGTCTGTGTGGGAGCTGGACTGCGAGGGAGAGGTTTCTTTAGGCAAAATAACGCCTTTCACCCCGAACGGATTCCAGTAG